AGGGCGTGCAGCTCGCCGGGCGCGTGAATCACCTTTTCGTCGCCGGGCCCTTCGCCCGTCTCAGCGTGGTGCCGGAGAGCGGCAGCCGCCGGGAGATCGAGGTCTGGGCGACCCGCGAGCAGGTCGAGGAGATGGCCCTGGCAGAGGGGGACATCGTCGGCCTGCGCTTTCCCGATCCAAAACCCGCCGCCTCCTCCAAGGCACCTCACAAAACCGACCACACCATTCACTCGCCATGAAGCCGCTCTTCCCGCCGCCATCGACTTCAGAGGTCCGCCGCATCCTCGCGCCCTACTTCGAGATGGCGCTCGATGTGCCCGAGCTGCTCGTCAGCATCCCGTCCACCATCCACTCCGGCGGCACGGACTGGCCGGTGGTGAAGACGGTGCTGCGCCCGCAGGGCGAGGTGCGCCGCCGCCTGCTGGTGGTCGCCGGCCTCAGCCCGTACGACCGCGGCAGCACGGATGCCGTCTTTCACGCCACGCTGCGCCTGCTGCAGGCCCCGGCGGGCCACACCGAGCTGGTGGCTTACCCGCTGGCGGACCCGCTCGCATGGGCCGCAGGTGCCCCGGCCGCGGAGGAGGAAGTGCGCGCGATCTTCACCCGCGAACTCGCCTCGGAGCGCTACGACGGCCTGCTGGTGCTGCACGATGACCCGCTGACCGGCGGCCTCAGCTTCCGCCTGCCGCCGGAGGAAGCATCGCTGAATCTCGCCGCCGACCTGCTCCAGCAGGCCGGCTTCCCGCCGCCGCTGCTCGACCTGCAGCACCAGGGCGGACAGGGTGGGCGCCTCGCCCCGCTGGAGCCCGGTGACCTGGACGCCCGCGGCGGGAATGAGGGCAGCTCCATCGTGCTGCACGCCCTGCTCCCCGCTCTCCAGGGTCGCGCCGCATGCGCGAAGCAGGGTGCGGAGGTCATCCTCGATGTCCTCCAGCACTTCGGCGCGCTGGAGGAGCTGTGGAGAAAGCAGGCCTGAGTCTTCCGCTGCTACTATTACCCTAGTAGCAGCGACTGCGCCCCCTCGATGAAGATCTCCGTGCCGGTGACGTGCGCGGAGGCATCCGAGGCGAGGAAGGCGATCACCTGGGCCACCTGGTCCGGGTGGCCCGGCGTGCCCCCGGTGAGGGGCACGTCGCCCGCCGGATACTCCACCGGCAGGTGCAGTCCCTCGATGGACCGCCGCTCGGTGCTGTCCTCGATATTCGTCTCGATGGCACCGGGGCAGACGGCATTCACGCGGATCTTGTCCTTCGCGAGTTCGAGAGCCGTCATTTTGCAAAAGGCGACCTGCGCCGCCTTCGAGCATGAGTAGGCGGTCGCACCCGAGTTGCTGAAGACGCGGGTGCCATTGATGGAGGAAACGACGATCACCGATCCGCCGAGGCGCTTCAGGTAGGGCAGCGCGAGCTTCACCGTGAGGAAGGTCCCGCGGAGATTGATGCCGATGGTGGTATTCCACTCGTCCACCTCCAGCTCCTCCAGCGGTGCCCATACGCCATTGATGCCGGCATTCGCGACGACGATGTCGATGCCGCCGAGCTTTTCCCCGATCTCCGCAATCGCCTGCTCCATTTCCCCGGACTCGCTCACGTCCGCGCTCACGCAAAGGACCGCGCCCGGGTCGCCGGGCGAGATCTCCGCGGCGGCGCTTCTCAATTCACCGGGATCGCGCCCGATGATGGCGACCCGCGCACCGGACCGGGCGAGCAGCGTGGCCGTGGCCTTGCCGATGCCGGAGCCGCCGCCGGTGACGAGGGCGACCTTTCCGTCGAAGTTGTAGCTCACTTCCTTGCTCATGGGATATCGATGCGCGGGGTTTTCAGATGGGGTGTTGTCATGCTTCCCAGCGGTCGCGCCACTTGGCGGAGCCTTCCGGGGTCACGAGGCGGCGGCGGACCACGCGGTTCTCGCGCTGCGGCGCTTCATTCTCGCCCGGCGTGAAGATCACGTACTTGTAGCCGATGGCGCTGCCCGCGGAGGTGTCGAAGGGGATCTCGCCGAACCACGTGTTGGAATTGATGCAGTCGAGGTGATATGCCTTCTGGAGGTCCCAGTTGCCGAGTTCCTCGCAGTCGCCGATCACCGCGAGGCGGTCGCCCGGGTTGGTGGGCGCGCCATTTACCTGCAGGCGGATCACGGCCTGTGCCTCCACCGGCTTACCGCGCGTGGCGAAGACCCACGCGGACTGCTCCGGCAGGTCCACGGTCACGCGGCCTTCATGAATGTGGATGGTGGTGCCGGTGAGCAGGCAGGTGTATTCGCCATCGGGCAGCTCCAGGTTCTCCAGCTCGAGCTGGCGTTCGGGACCCTTGTTCAGCATCACGAGGCAGCGCGAGTCGCGGTAGCAGCGGGTGAAGACATAGCTGTCCGCGTCCACCCACTTCGGCCAGTTGTTGCCGAGCTGCACGGCCTGGTTGTGGCGGCGCTCCTCGGCGAGGATGCCGATGATACGGGTCGCCTCGGTCGGCTCCCAG
The sequence above is drawn from the Luteolibacter flavescens genome and encodes:
- a CDS encoding SDR family oxidoreductase; translation: MSKEVSYNFDGKVALVTGGGSGIGKATATLLARSGARVAIIGRDPGELRSAAAEISPGDPGAVLCVSADVSESGEMEQAIAEIGEKLGGIDIVVANAGINGVWAPLEELEVDEWNTTIGINLRGTFLTVKLALPYLKRLGGSVIVVSSINGTRVFSNSGATAYSCSKAAQVAFCKMTALELAKDKIRVNAVCPGAIETNIEDSTERRSIEGLHLPVEYPAGDVPLTGGTPGHPDQVAQVIAFLASDASAHVTGTEIFIEGAQSLLLG